The genomic interval TGATTCATGTAACTGGAAAAGAAGAAAATATAGAAGTTGAAGTTGCTATGCAATACAATTCCGGTTTCCAGGAAAATGTATTAGCGTATGTTAATAATATTTATACCCGTGATGGCGGTACGCATGTCAGTGGATTTCGTAGAGCGCTTGCCCGTGTTTTTAAACAATACGGGGATCAAACGGGTATGTTTACAAAGTTAAAAATGGAAATTAGTGGTGAGGATTTCAGGGAAGGTTTAACGGGTGTTATATCCGTTAAAGTCCCAGAACCACAGTTTAAAGGACAAACAAAAGGAGAACTTGGTAACTCTGAAGTAGTAGGTGTGGTATCAAGAATTGTAGGGGATGCCTTATTAGCTTTTTTAGAACAAAATCCTCGGGAAGCTCGAAAGATTGTAGATAAAGTAATTCTTGCTGCAACGGCTCGTCATGCTGCACGGAAAGCCCGTGAAATGGTCCAACGCAAAAATATATTAACAGGAAGTGGCTTACCTGGTAAACTTGCAGATTGCTCTTCTCGCTCAGCAGAAGAATCTGAATTATTTTTAGTCGAGGGAGATTCTGCAGGTGGAACCGCAAAACAAGGTCGTAATCGTCAATTTCAAGCAATCCTTCCATTACGTGGAAAAATTCTCAATGTTGAAAAAGCCTTAGAATATAAAATTTATGAAAATGAAGAAATCAAGAATATGTTTACAGCAATGGGTGTGCATATTTTTGAAGATGAAGATGGAAATCGAAGATTAAATACGGATAAGTTACGCTATCACAAGATTATTATCATGTGCGACGCCGACGTTGATGGAAGTCATATCACGACTTTAATACTTACTTTTTTCATTCGTTATATGAAAGAGATTATTGACAAAGGTCATTTATATATTGCCAGACCACCTTTATATTTAGTTAAAAAAGGAAAAGAATCAAAATACGCCTGGACTGAAGAAGAACGCGCACTTTTTACTGCCGAATTAGGAAAAGGGAAAGAAGATAGTGTGCATTTACAACGCTATAAAGGTCTTGGAGAAATGAATGCCGAACAACTTTGGGAAACTACTATGGATCCAGCAAGGCGAATTCTTAAACAGGTGTTTATTGAAGATCTTGGTTCTGCACAACCCAGAGTTACCGAAGAAGGGTTTGTCTACAATGATCTCTTTGAAATTCTTATGGGCGATGATGTTCCTCCTCGTAGAAAATTCATTGAAGATCATGCAGTTTATGCCAACATTGACATTTAATAAGTACCATTTGACTGTGTTTTTTTGTTCCTTCAAACAAGGGAAAGGTATTCCTAAAAAGAATGTAACGGATTCATAGATCGACCACTTTGGAAAAATTAAAAAACAATGGTGGTGAAATTATACTTAAAATAATATTCAGGCGATTTTAAATGAAGTATCTATTCATAAATAATAATATCAATTCGCAAAATAGATAATATTCAAAACCTTAATTAATTTTAAGTAATAAATAAATAAAAAGATTATTATTCAATTAATATACCGTTCGAAAATAATATATCAATTTTACAGTTTTAATTTTTAATTTACCACAAGTGGAAGATTTATTTAAAAAACTTACCTCACATTGTAAAGAATATGGTTTTATTTATCCATCTTCAGAAATTTATGATGGACTAAGCGCCGTTTATGATTATGCACCAAATGGTGTAGAGTTAAAAAATAATATTAAAAGTTATTGGTGGAAAAGTATGGTGCAAATGCATCAGAATATAGTAGGTCTTGATTCCGCCATTTTCATGCATCCTAAAATCTGGAAAGCCTCAGGCCATGTGGATGCGTTTAATGATCCATTAATTGATAATAAAGATTCTAAAAAGCGATTCCGTGCTGACCAATTGATTGAAGATTTTATGGATAAATTGGAAGCAAAAATTACGAAAGAAGTTGAAAAAGCAAAAGCTCGTTTTGGAGAAAGTTTTGATGAAACTTTATATAGGCAAACGAATCCAAGAGTGGTCGAATATAAAACAAAACAAGAACAGATAAATAAAAGACTTACAGAGGCTATGTCTGCAAATGATATGGCTGAATTAAAAAAAATCATTGAAGATTGTGAAATTGTAGATCCTGATTCTGGATCCAGAAATTGGACCGAGGTGAGACAATTTAATTTAATGTTTAATACGCAATTGGGAAATATTGCTGGTGAAGAAGGAAAACTATATCTTAGACCTGAAACAGCTCAAGGGATATTTGTAAATTTTTTAAATGTTCAAAAAACAACCCGACAAAAAATACCTTTCGGAATTGCACAAATTGGAAAAGCATTCCGAAACGAAATTGTAGCCCGCCAGTTTATTTTTCGGATGCGGGAATTCGAACAAATGGAGATGCAATTTTTTGTAAAACCAGG from Saprospiraceae bacterium carries:
- the gyrB gene encoding DNA topoisomerase (ATP-hydrolyzing) subunit B; this translates as MIEKGGDYSASSIQALEGLEAVRRRPGMYIGSTDIKGLHHLVWEVVDNSIDEHLAGHCTHILVNILPDNSIKVEDNGRGIPVDLHEKLQKSALEVVMTVLHAGGKFDKDSYKVSGGLHGVGVSCVNALSSYVRAEVRREGKVYMQEYERGKPLGDVKQIGESQSRGTTIIFKPDSEIFETLEYHYEILAQRLRELSYLNSGLTIYLKDEREGHLKEETFFSEGGLQEFVRFLDQGRTPISDSVIHVTGKEENIEVEVAMQYNSGFQENVLAYVNNIYTRDGGTHVSGFRRALARVFKQYGDQTGMFTKLKMEISGEDFREGLTGVISVKVPEPQFKGQTKGELGNSEVVGVVSRIVGDALLAFLEQNPREARKIVDKVILAATARHAARKAREMVQRKNILTGSGLPGKLADCSSRSAEESELFLVEGDSAGGTAKQGRNRQFQAILPLRGKILNVEKALEYKIYENEEIKNMFTAMGVHIFEDEDGNRRLNTDKLRYHKIIIMCDADVDGSHITTLILTFFIRYMKEIIDKGHLYIARPPLYLVKKGKESKYAWTEEERALFTAELGKGKEDSVHLQRYKGLGEMNAEQLWETTMDPARRILKQVFIEDLGSAQPRVTEEGFVYNDLFEILMGDDVPPRRKFIEDHAVYANIDI
- a CDS encoding glycine--tRNA ligase, with translation MFNLPQVEDLFKKLTSHCKEYGFIYPSSEIYDGLSAVYDYAPNGVELKNNIKSYWWKSMVQMHQNIVGLDSAIFMHPKIWKASGHVDAFNDPLIDNKDSKKRFRADQLIEDFMDKLEAKITKEVEKAKARFGESFDETLYRQTNPRVVEYKTKQEQINKRLTEAMSANDMAELKKIIEDCEIVDPDSGSRNWTEVRQFNLMFNTQLGNIAGEEGKLYLRPETAQGIFVNFLNVQKTTRQKIPFGIAQIGKAFRNEIVARQFIFRMREFEQMEMQFFVKPGEEMQWYEYWKEYRIKWHLALGTPASKLRFHEHENLAHYANAAVDIQFDFPFGFKELEGIHSRTDFDLRSHQEMSGKKLQYFDPESNENYIPYVVETSIGCDRMFLALLSNAYQEEEVPDAEGEASTRIVLKLHPALAPVKCAILPLVKNKPELVEKAKMIFDDLKLSFLCQYDDKDAIGRRYRRQDAIGTPCCITIDFDTLNDNTVTIRDRDSLKQERIPISAIEEIINQKISWKNLLT